DNA sequence from the Malus domestica chromosome 06, GDT2T_hap1 genome:
TTGGAGGGAAAGAATAAGATTGTTTTGTTTTCCAAGTAGTGAAAATTTAAGCCTAACGATATGGACACCCATTCCCTTCCCCCTCCTTTCCATACGAGAGATTTCcacctgcatcaccagcagcaGCATCCTCAGTTCCTCCACCAGCAACAGAATTCCGAAGACGAGCAAACAGGAAGCAGTGGCCTTAACAAGGGACAGAAGAGAGAGCGGGATATCGACAACAATGACAGCGGTGGCAATGGAGGCGAATTAGGCAAAGAGCTCAATGTCACCATGTCCGGTGGTGACGGATCAGAAATGACGAGAAGGCCCCGAGGGAGACCTGCCGGATCCAAGAACAAGCCTAAGCCCCCCATCATCATCACCCGGGACAGCGCCAATGCGCTCCGCTCCCACGTCATGGAGATTGCCGACGGGTGTGACATAGTGGAGAGTGTCGCCACCTTTGCTCGCAGGCGCCAGAGAGGCGTCTGCATTATGAGCGGGACCGGCACAGTCACGAATGTGACCCTCAGGCAGCCCGCCTCCCCAGGGTCCGTAGTGACGTTGCACGGTCGATTCGAGATCTTATCACTTGCGGGATCATTTCTTCCCCCACCAGCCCCACCTGCCGCGACTGGTTTGACCATATATCTGGCAGGAGGGCAAGGGCAAGTTGTAGGGGGAAGCGTTGTGGGGACGCTAATTGCTTCTGGCCCCGTTGTCATCATGGCAGCTTCGTTTAGCAACGCGGCATATGAGCGGCTTCCACTAGAGGAAGACGAGGGTCAACTGCCAATGCAAGGTGGAGGTGGAAGTGTTGGTTCTCCAACCGGGGTTGGTCATCAGAaccagcagcagcaacaaccgCAGCACCAACAACTTTTGGCTGAAGCTGCGAACTCAAATGCGCCTCTTTTTCATGGGTTGCATCCCAATCTTCTGAATTCCATGGAATTGCCAGCTGAGGCAGCGTACTGGGCTACCAGCCGCCCGCCATTCTAACCACCGGACCAGCCCTATTAGATCATCAGGAGAGTTCAtttgctttgtcatcatcaCCTACGTATGTTACCAAGATGTGTCATCACCGACTATGTAGCTAGGTAGTAGCGAGCTGTACGGATAGAAGAAGAATTTGGGTTTGTCGTCGATCAGCATTTCGGATTTTTAGTAtgttttgcttcttttttcgagttggtttttttttaccaaaaaaaaaatattcgatGATTAGATTACGTACCATATGTTTTACATGTTTGATTGAAAGACTATATTTCATGGATTATTCTTGGTGAGTTTTCGTTTAGTGAAATGTACTATTGCCAGAGCTTTGTTTAATATGAAGAGGAGCAACATCCAAGAAGAACAATCTATCTTCAAGCTAGCTTGTTATTTTAGTTAATCTTTACTATGAATAGGAAAAGGCTGTTCAAACCAAACCCTTATGCGTTTTTTAGTACTTATTTTTGTATCAAGAATTAAGTTTAAACATGTTCATCAATCTCTTCTTTGTTAGAAAACTTTTGTATTCTCTTATAGTTAACCTATATTTTATGTGGTTTTGTGATATCTTATCATAATTACAATACTTATATACTGATATATAGAGTACTCATTATTTTTCATAGAAACAAGAGAATATGAACTTAAAATATTTTCTAACAAAGTATAAAGAAGTATCACTAAACCTGTATTTACTTGGTAATCGAAGCCGCATGATTAATATTTAGGGTTTGAAACTTTGATATTTGAAAGGAATGGCCAAATACATAGGAGAAGGCCAGGAGAAACGAGGAGGTATGGGCTCCTGAGAGTTTCCATGTGtttcttctttcctttgttttagaGAGAGATTTTATCAGAAATATTTAGGGATATGGAGACATGAAAATATTTTGGTACTGGTTTACACGTGCACTGCAAGCTCCTTTTCGAGGCAAACATCTACAACACTACTCTTCCATTAAACGCGCACaactagctctctctctctctctctctctctctctctgtttcagAGAATAAGGATTGGGCAAGCAGCTGCAGCTAATGGCAACTGTACTTCTCGAACTTGCTCTCTTACAACTTTGCTCTTGCTTTTCCCCAAGCTTTAGAAGCTTACTAGACTTGTCCATTCTTTGTTGGAGTCAGCTGCTTCTTCAAGTCACATTTAActttaaattttctttatcATCTGTGATTACCTTTGCAACATGTGTTGAGCCAACAACAGATTCTAAGAAACACTAATGTAGTTTAACATGTTATTTTATCTAACAgtaatcaaaaccctaattactaTAACCTTACCTACTAAAAACTCATGAGTAATTACTGAGGAGTGATTTTAACACACCCCTTTACTCGTCATGCACaatcttatttatttttggaattAGATTGATAAATTAAAGGTGAATAACGAATGTACATAGACAACAATGtgtagaaagagaaaaaagatgAGCATAAGTCATTTCTCTAATCATTAACCGTGTAACAGTGCTATTTAGTAAGAGAAATTACTAGTTTTGTACATTGCTAGAGTCCGCTTAGTCAATGTTATTCTATTACTGTGATTACTTTTCATCAAGTGTTGAGCCAACATGATCTGTTGTTAAACTCTACCCTTATTACTAATtaacttatatttttttaaactatTAATTAAATTGGGTAAAAAGAGACATGCATATTACttaaggtgaatttgaaccacattattatggctcGCTCATAAGAGACTTAGCCTACTCCtccacccccttagtgtagataatatcgtttgttaaaaaaaaaaaaaaacaatacttGAAACTATAAGATAGTCTTTCTGTCTAAAAACACCACAAACCCTAATCTAAACTCAAACCAACAATCCTCTCTTACACGTATTGTTGATCATAGCTTCTTTCTCTTAACAAAGGataccatcatcatcatctttttCTCCATATACCTAAGTGCAAGCTCTTTAATTTTAACAGATCATGAAAAGGTAAAATTGTCATTCGGAAGTCGTCAAAAGACATGATTTTtaattccattttatttataaCGTTCTGCTATTCTAGAGTCCCTTCTGACCAGGTTATTCCCAAAATTATTTGGTGCGTAATTGGTCGACAATATGTGTAAACCGATCCATCATTTGTTTTTCTCCTCAATAATTCCCAACCTACAACATCAAAATAAATATTGCTGCCATATTTCGGTTTAGCAGTTCTAGAGCATCATTTCAacaaattcatgcaattattTATTACTTAAGTTTTTG
Encoded proteins:
- the LOC103427982 gene encoding AT-hook motif nuclear-localized protein 26-like — translated: MDTHSLPPPFHTRDFHLHHQQQHPQFLHQQQNSEDEQTGSSGLNKGQKRERDIDNNDSGGNGGELGKELNVTMSGGDGSEMTRRPRGRPAGSKNKPKPPIIITRDSANALRSHVMEIADGCDIVESVATFARRRQRGVCIMSGTGTVTNVTLRQPASPGSVVTLHGRFEILSLAGSFLPPPAPPAATGLTIYLAGGQGQVVGGSVVGTLIASGPVVIMAASFSNAAYERLPLEEDEGQLPMQGGGGSVGSPTGVGHQNQQQQQPQHQQLLAEAANSNAPLFHGLHPNLLNSMELPAEAAYWATSRPPF